The Nostoc sp. PCC 7524 nucleotide sequence GCGTTGTAAATAACTCATGTAAACCTTGAGAAAGGTCGTAATCTCTGTGTGTAGCGTCGGGATTTATTTGTGTGGTTTGCATTTTTAAATCAGGGAAAAATGTCGGTTAATGGCTTTGTGGAATGGGGGTGATTTACTCACCCAGAGATGCAAAGACGCAAAAAAACCTAATCTTTTCTTCTTTGCGCCTTTGCGCCTTTGCGTGAGATAAAAAAAATCCTTAATCTCCCCCGAATTCGACTAATTTACCGATGTTGAAATCTATCCGCGTCCAGCCTTTGAGTTGACGGAGATTATTTAACAACAACAGAGGAATTTGCCAGTGATGTACCATCAAAAATGGTAGGGGATCATGTAGCTGTAAAATTGCATCTGTTCCGCGCCAAATGTTTTTCAGCCATGTCTTCAACTGGGTGAAGGAACGAATACCAGTCAAGCGCCAAATTTCGTGATAAGTCCAATAGGTTGGTTTGCTGGTTGCTAATGGTTGTAAGGTTTCCGCCATTGGTTGTTTACCAATGTAAGCTTCTGCAACTTGGGGGTGGTTGTAGAAGGTGGTAATAGCTGAGTGTGTGCGGGGGTTACACTCGATCGCGTATACTTGTCCGTCTTCAGTTTGGATGAAGTCGAAGGATATCTGTCCTGTGAGTTTGAGTTCTTTGACAAAGTGTCTCACCCATTCCAAGATTTGCGGGTTTTCTATGTTCTCATAGTTGACTTGGAAGGCTGATGATTCGCAACAACAGTGTAGTCGAATTTCTCCGTCCCTAACTGTGCTGTGGGTGCAGAATTCTTTTCCTGGGATGAATTCTTGCATAATCCACGGTTTTTCGGGACTGATGGGTAGTTTTCTGACGAAGGCTGCTGTTTCCTCTGGGGTGGCGCAGGGGAGTTTGGTTAAGTCCAAACGCCGCACTGAGTCGTAAGCAATGCTTTTGAGGATGTATTTGCGAGTCTCACGGGAAAAGTCGAAGTTGATGACTTGTTCGCCAGAGGTGATTTTAAAGGATTTGGGTACTGATAAACCAAGCGATCGCGCTTTCTCTGCCATTGCAAATTTATCATCCAACATTTGGGTGATCTCTGCATCAAAATGAAACACTTCGCAATGGTGAGATAACTCTGGTTTGGCTAAGGAGTCGTAATAACTCCCGACAGGACTGGTAACGGGAATGTATACATCAATGTTTTCCCGTTTGACTATATCTACTAAAGCTTTGATATAGTCTTCTGGTTTTTTTTGCGGTGCGGGAGTTGTGTAAAATTTATCGACCGCTTGGGAAAATCGATGTCCCGTTAACCAATATTTATGTGTTTCCAGCAATACCACCCGATGTCCATCTGCGTGGAATGACCTTGCTAGTTGCAAAGCTTTGGTCATTTTTCCGCCACTGATCAGGATATTTTTGGGGTTGCTGGTTTTTGTAGTTTGGGGACGGAAGATAGTACCCAA carries:
- a CDS encoding ATP-grasp domain-containing protein, whose translation is MAQSISFDSSPATPSLGLETKIAAIIQNILTLALLLLALPINAIIVCIALVLGTIFRPQTTKTSNPKNILISGGKMTKALQLARSFHADGHRVVLLETHKYWLTGHRFSQAVDKFYTTPAPQKKPEDYIKALVDIVKRENIDVYIPVTSPVGSYYDSLAKPELSHHCEVFHFDAEITQMLDDKFAMAEKARSLGLSVPKSFKITSGEQVINFDFSRETRKYILKSIAYDSVRRLDLTKLPCATPEETAAFVRKLPISPEKPWIMQEFIPGKEFCTHSTVRDGEIRLHCCCESSAFQVNYENIENPQILEWVRHFVKELKLTGQISFDFIQTEDGQVYAIECNPRTHSAITTFYNHPQVAEAYIGKQPMAETLQPLATSKPTYWTYHEIWRLTGIRSFTQLKTWLKNIWRGTDAILQLHDPLPFLMVHHWQIPLLLLNNLRQLKGWTRIDFNIGKLVEFGGD